Proteins encoded in a region of the Vibrio sp. CB1-14 genome:
- the htpX gene encoding protease HtpX, whose translation MKRVALFLATNLAVVLVLSIVLNIVYAVTGMQPGSLSGLLIMAAVFGFGGSFISLMMSKSMALRSVGGMVIESPRNETEHWLLETVSRQSQQAGIGMPTVAIYDSPDINAFATGAKRDDSLVAVSSGLLHNMTRDEAEAVLAHEVSHIANGDMVTMTLMQGVVNTFVIFLSRFIANIVASNNSDEEGEGGSNMMVYFGVSFVLEMVFGFLASFITMWYSRHREFHADAGAASLVGKQKMIAALERLKMSQESQLEGSMMAFGINGKRSITELLMSHPPLEKRINALRSEQY comes from the coding sequence ATGAAGCGAGTAGCACTCTTTTTAGCGACTAACCTTGCTGTAGTTTTGGTATTGAGTATTGTCCTCAATATCGTCTACGCGGTGACAGGTATGCAGCCTGGCAGCCTATCAGGGTTACTCATTATGGCTGCAGTATTTGGCTTTGGTGGCTCGTTTATCTCTTTGATGATGTCAAAGAGCATGGCGCTGCGCTCAGTAGGCGGAATGGTGATTGAAAGCCCACGCAACGAGACAGAGCACTGGCTATTAGAAACAGTGAGCCGTCAATCACAGCAAGCGGGTATTGGTATGCCAACGGTTGCTATTTATGACTCGCCTGACATCAACGCATTTGCGACGGGCGCAAAGCGTGATGATTCACTAGTCGCGGTATCTTCAGGTCTGCTGCACAACATGACTCGTGATGAAGCAGAAGCGGTTCTTGCGCACGAAGTGAGCCACATCGCCAATGGTGACATGGTCACCATGACACTGATGCAAGGTGTGGTTAACACGTTTGTTATCTTCCTATCGCGTTTTATTGCCAATATCGTCGCTTCAAACAACTCGGATGAAGAAGGCGAGGGTGGCAGCAACATGATGGTTTACTTCGGCGTCTCGTTTGTTCTTGAAATGGTGTTCGGCTTCCTAGCGAGCTTTATCACCATGTGGTACAGCCGTCATCGTGAGTTCCATGCTGATGCTGGAGCGGCAAGCCTAGTTGGTAAGCAGAAGATGATTGCGGCGCTTGAACGTCTTAAAATGAGCCAAGAATCTCAGCTTGAGGGGTCAATGATGGCATTTGGTATCAATGGTAAGCGTTCTATCACAGAGCTATTGATGAGCCACCCGCCGCTAGAAAAACGCATTAACGCACTACGTAGCGAACAGTACTAG
- the aroA gene encoding 3-phosphoshikimate 1-carboxyvinyltransferase: MESLTLQPIQKVSGTVNLPGSKSVSNRALLLAALAEGTTTLTNLLDSDDIRHMLNALTQLGVEYQLSDDKTQCVVKGLGKAFTVDAATELFLGNAGTAMRPLAAALCLGQGEFVLTGEPRMKERPIGHLVDALVEAGADITYLENEHYPPLKINGTGLKGGHVKIDGSISSQFLTAFLMSAPLAKADVTIEIVGDLVSKPYIDITLHIMKQFGVEVENQNYQQFVVKSGQQYRSPGQFLVEGDASSASYFLAAAAIKGGEIKVTGIGKNSIQGDIHFADALEKMGADIEWGDDYILCRKGELVGIDMDYNHIPDAAMTIATTALFAKGTTAIRNVYNWRVKETDRLAAMATELRKVGAKVEEGEDYIIVEPTSDLKHAAIDTYDDHRMAMCFSLVALSDTPVTINDPKCTSKTFPDYFDKLAGLSQ; the protein is encoded by the coding sequence ATGGAAAGCTTAACATTACAACCTATTCAGAAAGTATCGGGAACCGTTAATCTTCCTGGTTCGAAAAGCGTTTCCAACCGTGCCTTGCTTCTTGCAGCACTCGCTGAGGGCACGACAACACTGACTAACTTACTTGATAGTGATGACATTCGTCATATGCTTAACGCGCTTACTCAACTTGGCGTTGAGTATCAGTTATCTGACGACAAAACTCAATGTGTGGTCAAAGGTTTAGGTAAGGCGTTTACCGTAGATGCAGCGACTGAGTTGTTTTTAGGTAATGCGGGAACCGCTATGCGTCCGCTCGCTGCTGCGCTTTGTCTAGGTCAAGGTGAGTTTGTACTCACTGGCGAGCCTCGCATGAAAGAGCGACCAATTGGTCATCTTGTCGATGCACTTGTCGAAGCCGGCGCGGATATTACCTATCTTGAAAACGAGCACTACCCACCATTAAAAATTAACGGCACCGGCTTGAAAGGTGGTCACGTTAAAATCGATGGTTCAATCTCAAGCCAGTTCCTGACAGCTTTTTTGATGTCGGCGCCTCTTGCGAAAGCGGATGTGACGATTGAGATTGTTGGTGACTTAGTGTCTAAGCCATACATTGATATTACTCTGCACATCATGAAGCAGTTTGGCGTTGAAGTTGAAAACCAAAACTATCAGCAATTTGTTGTGAAAAGTGGTCAACAATACCGCTCACCGGGTCAGTTCTTGGTGGAAGGTGATGCATCATCGGCCTCTTACTTTCTTGCTGCTGCGGCAATCAAAGGCGGTGAAATTAAAGTCACAGGCATTGGTAAAAACAGCATCCAAGGTGATATTCACTTCGCTGACGCGCTGGAGAAAATGGGCGCAGACATTGAGTGGGGTGATGATTACATTTTGTGTCGTAAAGGTGAGTTAGTCGGCATTGATATGGACTATAACCATATCCCTGATGCTGCGATGACTATAGCGACAACAGCGCTATTTGCAAAAGGCACCACGGCGATTCGTAATGTTTACAACTGGCGCGTAAAAGAAACCGATCGACTCGCTGCGATGGCGACAGAACTACGTAAAGTAGGTGCCAAAGTCGAAGAAGGGGAAGATTATATTATTGTCGAACCAACATCGGATCTTAAACACGCAGCCATTGATACTTATGATGATCACCGTATGGCGATGTGTTTCTCGCTGGTCGCATTGAGCGATACACCCGTGACGATCAATGACCCTAAATGTACGTCAAAAACCTTCCCGGATTACTTTGACAAACTAGCCGGACTTAGCCAGTAA
- a CDS encoding SDR family NAD(P)-dependent oxidoreductase — protein sequence MEHQSVFITGASSGIGRQLAEDYAATGIHVYACGRSEIKLEEVKAGRDNITTLSFDVTDIEQVNQAISALTDPPTLWLVNAGDCEYIDNGALDAGLIARVMNVNVNGSVNVLAAIQDRLDERHHVVVVSSIAGELALPRSEAYGASKAAITYLTRTLQLDWQHKGVLVSCVFPGFVKTPLTDKNDFDMPMIVSSEEASVAIREGIDKRQATIYFPKKFTSILRAIAALPYRWQTKIVAKLL from the coding sequence ATGGAGCATCAGTCGGTATTCATCACAGGCGCTTCCTCAGGAATAGGACGGCAGTTGGCTGAAGACTATGCCGCAACGGGTATACATGTCTACGCGTGCGGTCGTTCGGAAATAAAACTAGAAGAAGTGAAAGCCGGCCGAGACAATATTACTACCCTGAGCTTCGACGTGACTGACATAGAGCAGGTCAACCAAGCCATCAGTGCTCTAACAGATCCCCCGACGCTTTGGTTAGTGAACGCTGGGGACTGTGAATATATTGATAATGGCGCGCTTGATGCTGGTCTGATTGCGCGAGTGATGAACGTCAACGTCAACGGCAGCGTGAATGTGTTAGCGGCTATCCAAGACAGACTCGATGAACGTCACCACGTTGTTGTCGTGAGCTCTATTGCAGGTGAATTGGCTTTGCCACGCTCTGAAGCCTATGGTGCATCAAAAGCCGCAATTACTTATTTAACCAGAACATTGCAGCTTGATTGGCAGCACAAAGGCGTATTGGTGAGTTGTGTGTTTCCTGGCTTTGTAAAAACACCACTCACCGACAAAAACGATTTTGACATGCCAATGATAGTCTCGTCAGAAGAGGCATCAGTGGCAATACGTGAAGGCATTGATAAGCGCCAAGCGACGATTTACTTCCCGAAAAAGTTTACCTCTATTCTTAGGGCAATTGCAGCTTTGCCCTATCGTTGGCAAACCAAAATAGTGGCTAAACTTCTATAA
- the aat gene encoding leucyl/phenylalanyl-tRNA--protein transferase: MTIYLPELDVEDLSFPSPYEALEEPNGLLAFGGDLRPERLISAYKHGVFPWFGPNEPLLWWSPSPRAVFEPQIYKPSKSLKKFQRKHQYRVTINHRTQAVIGYCSSTRPLEETWLNADMRAAYIQLAKMGYCHSVEVWRDDELIGGLYGLSIGQVFCGESMFSLAPNASKIALWYFCHHFTQSGGKLIDCQVMNPHLESLGAIEMSRDDFLSRLQQHQQSALELSCFSPQTLSLAIDGGENR, encoded by the coding sequence ATGACCATTTATCTTCCAGAGTTGGATGTAGAAGACTTAAGCTTCCCCTCTCCATATGAAGCATTAGAGGAACCCAACGGACTGCTTGCCTTTGGCGGTGATTTGCGTCCAGAGCGTCTAATCAGTGCTTATAAGCATGGTGTATTTCCGTGGTTTGGACCCAATGAGCCACTTCTTTGGTGGAGCCCGTCTCCGCGCGCTGTATTTGAACCTCAAATCTACAAGCCATCAAAAAGCCTTAAAAAGTTTCAACGCAAGCACCAGTATCGCGTCACTATCAATCACAGAACTCAAGCAGTTATTGGTTATTGCTCAAGCACCCGTCCACTTGAGGAAACATGGCTCAACGCTGACATGCGCGCTGCCTATATCCAACTGGCCAAGATGGGCTATTGCCACTCTGTAGAGGTATGGCGAGACGACGAACTCATTGGCGGACTATATGGACTTTCAATTGGCCAAGTTTTCTGTGGTGAATCCATGTTCTCCCTTGCCCCCAATGCGTCAAAGATCGCCCTATGGTACTTCTGCCATCATTTTACCCAGTCAGGAGGGAAGCTGATTGACTGCCAAGTTATGAACCCGCATTTAGAGTCCCTCGGCGCGATAGAAATGAGTCGCGATGACTTCCTATCACGTTTGCAGCAACATCAACAATCTGCCTTGGAACTTTCCTGTTTTTCACCGCAAACGCTATCATTGGCTATAGACGGAGGTGAGAATCGATGA
- a CDS encoding nuclear transport factor 2 family protein, which yields MNIEAVSEVYGKLSKDNLYLLEDIYHKDVVFEDSAHRFEGWDQLSAYFDSLYTNVIQCDFHIRHHQQVEDTGFLTWTMKLEHPKLNGGQPVEVNGVSQIRFSGDRVIYHRDYFDLGEMLYENIPLLGVVIRNIKQRLGK from the coding sequence ATGAATATCGAAGCCGTCAGTGAGGTTTACGGAAAACTGAGCAAAGACAACCTGTATTTGCTCGAAGACATTTATCACAAGGACGTGGTGTTTGAGGACTCTGCTCACCGTTTCGAAGGCTGGGATCAGCTCTCTGCGTATTTCGACTCTCTATATACTAACGTCATTCAATGCGACTTTCACATCCGTCATCACCAACAAGTAGAAGACACGGGTTTTCTTACTTGGACGATGAAGCTTGAGCACCCAAAACTCAACGGCGGGCAGCCTGTTGAGGTTAACGGGGTCAGTCAGATCCGCTTTAGCGGAGACCGCGTGATTTACCATCGCGATTATTTCGATTTAGGCGAAATGCTGTATGAGAACATACCGCTGCTTGGTGTGGTCATCAGAAATATTAAGCAAAGGTTAGGGAAGTAA
- a CDS encoding NAD(P)/FAD-dependent oxidoreductase, whose amino-acid sequence MKIAIVGTGISGLTCGHYLHKDHEVTLYEANDYIGGHTATIDVEHEGKQYAVDTGFIVYNDRTYPNFIKMMNEVGVKGNPTQMSFSVKNAANGLEYNGHTIPTLFAQKRNLLNPTFYRFIFEILRFNKLAKASADDDSLVEQTLGEFLQSNGFSDYFTQNYILPMGAAIWSSTLADMRAFPLRFFLRFFLNHGLLDVVDRPQWYVIEGGSRAYIEPLTRGFSECIRLNSPVSRVERHDNGVSVTSNGETERFDRVIFACHSDQALAMIEDVSDEEREILGAMAYQDNEVVLHRDTSVLPKRQAAWASWNYALDGGEGEQQRLPTLTYNMNILQHIESETTFCVSLNSADKIQQDKILRTFNYSHPVFTTESIAAQQRREELWGKSNTWFCGAYWYNGFHEDGVRSALDVVKGIEQEASQTAPVAETLARGAA is encoded by the coding sequence ATGAAGATTGCAATTGTAGGAACCGGAATATCAGGCCTAACGTGCGGGCATTATCTACATAAAGACCACGAAGTAACGTTATACGAGGCCAACGACTATATAGGTGGCCACACAGCGACCATCGATGTTGAACACGAGGGTAAGCAGTACGCTGTTGACACTGGCTTTATCGTCTACAACGACCGCACTTATCCAAATTTCATCAAAATGATGAACGAAGTTGGGGTGAAAGGTAACCCAACTCAAATGAGCTTTAGTGTAAAGAATGCGGCAAATGGTCTTGAATATAACGGGCATACTATTCCAACTCTATTTGCTCAAAAACGCAATCTACTCAACCCAACCTTCTACCGCTTCATCTTCGAGATTTTAAGGTTTAACAAACTGGCTAAAGCGTCTGCCGATGACGACAGCTTAGTAGAGCAAACTCTGGGTGAGTTTTTACAATCGAACGGCTTTTCGGATTACTTCACTCAAAACTATATCTTGCCAATGGGCGCAGCGATTTGGTCGTCGACGTTGGCAGACATGCGTGCGTTCCCGTTACGCTTCTTCCTGCGCTTTTTCTTGAATCACGGCTTACTTGACGTGGTGGATCGCCCGCAATGGTATGTGATTGAGGGTGGTTCGCGCGCATACATTGAACCTTTGACTCGAGGTTTTTCGGAATGCATACGACTGAACTCACCAGTAAGTCGTGTTGAACGTCATGATAATGGCGTCAGTGTCACATCAAACGGCGAGACCGAACGTTTTGACAGAGTCATCTTTGCCTGTCATAGCGATCAGGCTTTGGCGATGATAGAGGATGTTTCAGATGAAGAGCGCGAAATTCTAGGCGCAATGGCATACCAAGATAATGAAGTCGTTCTGCATCGAGACACTAGCGTATTGCCAAAGCGCCAAGCGGCTTGGGCTTCATGGAATTACGCATTAGATGGTGGTGAGGGCGAGCAGCAACGCTTACCGACATTAACGTACAACATGAACATCTTGCAGCACATCGAATCAGAAACCACCTTCTGCGTGTCTCTGAACTCAGCAGACAAGATCCAGCAAGATAAAATACTGCGTACCTTCAATTACAGCCACCCAGTCTTTACTACCGAGAGCATTGCCGCTCAGCAGCGACGAGAGGAGTTATGGGGCAAGAGTAACACTTGGTTCTGTGGTGCCTACTGGTACAACGGTTTCCATGAGGATGGCGTTCGCAGCGCACTAGATGTGGTGAAAGGAATCGAACAAGAGGCTTCGCAAACAGCGCCAGTTGCGGAAACGCTGGCGCGAGGAGCGGCGTAA
- the topA gene encoding type I DNA topoisomerase has product MGKSLVIVESPAKAKTINKYLGKDFIVKSSVGHVRDLPTAGQSTGKKAAAVSTKGLSAEEKARIKKEKDRKALIKKMGINPFDDWAANYQVLPGKEKVVAELQKLAKDADHVYLATDLDREGEAIAWHLREIIGGDEERYKRVVFNEITKNAIQQAFQDPGELNMDGVNAQQARRFLDRVVGFMVSPLLWKKVARGLSAGRVQSVAVKLLVEREREINAFIPEEFWDIHADTKTTDKTDFRLLVAQKQGKAFKPVNEAEAKAAVATLDKAVYEVCKREDRPTQSKPSAPYITSTLQQAASTRLGYGVKKTMMLAQRLYEAGYITYMRTDSTNLSAEAVDALRGFIDSEFGDAYLPAKPNFYGSKEGAQEAHEAIRPSDVNVKVDDLTGMEADAHKLYALIWNQFVACQMTPAKYDSTTISVKADDYTLKAKGRILKFDGWTRVQRPMGKNEDAILPAVQLGDKLDLIALDPKQHFTKPPARFTEAALVKELEKRGIGRPSTYASIISTIQDRGYVKVEQRRFYAEKMGEIVTDRLDDSFTDLMNYDFTARMEQKLDQIAEGETNWKQVLNDFFAEFTTDLGKAELDEDHGGMKPNHIVETDIECPTCGRPMGIRTASTGVFLGCSGYALPPKERCKTTINLGDEEGIINVLEEDVETAALRAKKRCPICETAMDAYLIDDKRKLHVCGNNPNCEGYVVEHGEFKVKGYDGPTVECDKCGSEMVLKNGRFGKYMDCTSETCKNTRKILKNGEIAPPKEDPVHFPELPCENSDAYFVLRDGASGLFMAASNFPKSRETRAPLVSELARFKERLSPKFVYLADAPAEDPDGRPTVVRFSRKTKENYIRSEIDGKPSGWTGLYVDGKWEITDKRKKPKESKA; this is encoded by the coding sequence ATGGGAAAGTCACTAGTTATAGTGGAGTCACCTGCTAAAGCTAAAACCATTAATAAGTACCTCGGTAAAGACTTTATTGTTAAGTCGAGTGTGGGTCACGTGCGTGATTTGCCAACTGCCGGTCAGAGTACAGGTAAAAAAGCGGCTGCGGTGTCTACCAAAGGCTTAAGTGCTGAAGAAAAAGCACGCATTAAAAAAGAAAAAGACCGTAAGGCACTCATCAAAAAGATGGGCATCAACCCATTCGACGACTGGGCAGCAAACTATCAAGTGCTACCTGGTAAAGAAAAGGTAGTTGCAGAGCTGCAAAAGCTTGCCAAAGACGCTGACCACGTTTATCTCGCAACCGATTTGGACCGCGAAGGAGAAGCTATCGCATGGCACCTTCGTGAGATCATCGGTGGCGATGAAGAGCGATACAAGCGTGTGGTCTTTAACGAGATTACTAAAAATGCTATCCAACAAGCGTTCCAGGATCCTGGTGAGCTGAATATGGATGGTGTTAATGCTCAGCAGGCGCGTCGTTTCCTCGACCGAGTTGTGGGCTTTATGGTGTCTCCGCTACTTTGGAAAAAAGTAGCCAGGGGCTTGTCTGCTGGCCGCGTACAGTCGGTGGCAGTAAAGCTGTTGGTAGAGCGTGAGCGTGAAATTAATGCATTTATTCCAGAAGAGTTCTGGGATATTCATGCAGACACCAAAACAACAGATAAAACCGACTTCCGTTTACTTGTTGCTCAGAAGCAAGGTAAGGCGTTTAAGCCTGTTAACGAGGCGGAAGCGAAAGCAGCGGTCGCAACACTAGATAAGGCCGTGTACGAAGTTTGCAAACGTGAAGACAGACCAACACAGAGCAAACCGTCGGCGCCATATATCACGTCAACACTGCAGCAGGCGGCAAGTACACGTCTAGGCTATGGTGTGAAAAAGACCATGATGCTCGCTCAAAGGCTCTATGAGGCGGGTTACATCACTTATATGCGTACTGACTCGACTAACCTCAGTGCAGAAGCTGTGGATGCGTTACGTGGCTTTATTGATAGTGAATTCGGTGACGCTTACCTACCGGCTAAGCCAAACTTCTACGGTAGCAAAGAAGGGGCGCAAGAAGCGCACGAAGCGATCCGTCCATCAGACGTGAATGTTAAAGTTGACGATCTGACAGGGATGGAAGCGGACGCTCATAAACTGTATGCGTTGATTTGGAATCAATTTGTTGCGTGTCAAATGACGCCAGCTAAATACGATTCGACGACCATCAGTGTTAAAGCGGATGACTACACGCTAAAAGCGAAAGGCCGTATTCTTAAGTTTGATGGTTGGACTCGCGTACAGCGTCCAATGGGCAAAAATGAAGATGCGATTCTTCCAGCTGTTCAGTTGGGCGATAAGCTCGACTTAATCGCACTGGATCCAAAACAGCACTTCACCAAGCCGCCAGCGCGTTTCACTGAAGCTGCATTGGTTAAAGAGCTTGAGAAACGTGGCATTGGCCGTCCGTCGACCTATGCTTCTATCATCTCTACGATCCAAGATCGCGGTTACGTGAAAGTGGAACAGCGTCGTTTCTACGCAGAGAAGATGGGCGAGATCGTTACTGACCGTCTAGATGACAGCTTTACCGATTTGATGAACTATGACTTCACCGCTCGTATGGAGCAGAAGCTAGACCAAATCGCCGAAGGTGAGACGAACTGGAAGCAAGTTCTGAATGACTTCTTTGCCGAGTTCACCACCGATCTTGGCAAAGCGGAGCTTGATGAAGACCACGGCGGTATGAAGCCAAATCATATCGTTGAAACTGACATCGAGTGTCCAACCTGTGGTCGCCCAATGGGCATCCGCACAGCATCAACTGGTGTATTCCTGGGATGTTCTGGTTATGCGCTGCCGCCGAAAGAGCGTTGCAAAACGACCATCAACCTTGGTGATGAAGAAGGCATTATCAATGTTCTAGAAGAAGACGTTGAAACCGCTGCACTTCGTGCTAAGAAGCGTTGTCCAATCTGTGAAACGGCAATGGACGCGTACTTGATTGATGACAAACGTAAGCTTCACGTGTGTGGTAACAACCCGAACTGTGAGGGTTATGTGGTTGAGCACGGCGAGTTCAAGGTGAAAGGCTACGATGGCCCAACCGTTGAATGTGATAAATGTGGTTCTGAGATGGTGTTGAAAAACGGCCGTTTTGGTAAATACATGGATTGCACCAGCGAAACCTGTAAGAACACGCGTAAGATCCTTAAGAACGGTGAAATCGCACCGCCTAAAGAAGATCCTGTGCATTTCCCTGAGTTACCTTGTGAAAACTCAGATGCTTACTTTGTATTGCGTGATGGTGCTTCTGGTCTGTTTATGGCCGCAAGTAACTTCCCTAAATCACGTGAAACACGTGCGCCATTGGTCAGTGAGCTTGCTCGCTTTAAAGAGCGTTTATCACCTAAGTTTGTTTACTTAGCCGATGCGCCAGCAGAAGACCCTGATGGTCGTCCAACCGTCGTTCGCTTCAGTCGTAAGACCAAAGAGAACTACATTCGTTCAGAGATCGATGGCAAGCCGTCTGGCTGGACTGGTCTTTATGTTGATGGTAAGTGGGAAATCACTGACAAACGCAAGAAGCCAAAAGAGTCAAAGGCGTAA
- a CDS encoding DUF1365 domain-containing protein, which produces MSVSSRLMIGEVGHRRFTPTKHHLSYPLFMPAIDLDEVDTLQRRVWGFGRRWWHWARFKREDYIGDGDLKLAVQDKVLELTGEKVSGKVIAVCHLRYMGLYFSPVNFYYLYDEKNQWRYLLAEVSNTPWNERHYYALTAESGDENVNWQHDKAFHVSPFNPVDQRYHWKLKPLNERLFVHLECHKPNKVFDATLQMKAQPFTSSSLLKQLVKTPIMAVKVVAGIYWHAFKLWRKGVPIYDHPGKTKKEFSQQSNSKN; this is translated from the coding sequence ATGTCTGTTTCAAGCCGCTTGATGATTGGTGAGGTCGGACATCGGCGGTTTACACCGACTAAGCACCACCTCTCTTATCCGCTGTTTATGCCCGCTATCGATCTTGATGAGGTCGATACCCTCCAACGTCGAGTGTGGGGTTTTGGACGTCGCTGGTGGCATTGGGCTCGGTTTAAGCGTGAGGATTACATTGGTGATGGTGACTTAAAGTTAGCGGTTCAAGACAAAGTCCTTGAACTGACCGGCGAAAAGGTTAGCGGCAAAGTCATAGCAGTATGTCACCTTCGTTACATGGGTTTGTATTTTAGTCCGGTCAACTTCTACTATTTATATGATGAGAAGAACCAATGGCGATATTTACTGGCAGAGGTGAGTAATACACCTTGGAATGAAAGACATTATTATGCCTTAACCGCTGAATCTGGTGACGAAAACGTCAATTGGCAGCATGACAAAGCGTTTCATGTGTCACCGTTTAATCCGGTTGACCAACGTTACCACTGGAAGCTTAAACCTTTGAATGAACGGCTATTTGTCCACTTGGAGTGTCATAAACCCAACAAAGTCTTCGACGCGACACTTCAGATGAAAGCGCAGCCGTTCACGTCATCTTCTTTACTAAAACAATTGGTCAAAACACCCATAATGGCCGTAAAAGTTGTGGCTGGAATATATTGGCACGCCTTTAAGCTATGGCGAAAGGGGGTACCAATATACGACCATCCAGGAAAAACCAAAAAAGAATTTTCGCAGCAATCGAATTCTAAGAATTAG
- a CDS encoding YciN family protein translates to MSQKTPISPFDLLLIANQVIQEHDDYLDGMRADSVEEKDGVLVFKGNYFLDDNSLPTEKTTAVFNMFKYLAHHLSKEFTLK, encoded by the coding sequence ATGTCACAAAAAACGCCTATCTCGCCATTCGACCTATTGTTAATTGCCAACCAAGTCATCCAAGAGCATGACGACTACCTAGATGGCATGCGCGCAGATAGCGTGGAAGAGAAAGACGGAGTGTTGGTCTTTAAAGGTAACTATTTTTTGGATGACAATAGTTTACCGACAGAAAAAACGACCGCAGTTTTTAATATGTTCAAATACCTAGCTCACCATCTTTCTAAAGAGTTCACGCTCAAATAA
- a CDS encoding cyclopropane-fatty-acyl-phospholipid synthase family protein — protein MLQTTSLDVPKTLTGLQKTAKGVAFGCLQKLEIGTLTIIESFYSDGASTRQVEERFGSPRSNEPAAVIEVKHPEFYRRLLQGGSIAAGEAYMDDWWDSPDLSALMELMALNLAALDSIEDKSSLLTRIMYKLGHWVNRNTVTKSKENIEAHYDLGNSLYETFLDDRMLYSSGVYQQDTDTLEQAQINKMDRLCQQLKLQPSDHVMEIGTGWGGMAIYMAKHYGCRVTTTTISEEQYAYAQQRVAEEGLTDKIILLKQDYRLLEGQFDKLVSIEMIEAVGKQFLVSYLKKCQSLLKPKGLMAIQAITIADQRYDYYSDNVDFIQKYIFPGGFLPSITALTSNTTKHTDLIVRDLFDIGQDYAKTLVDWRLRFEAALTRVRELGYDERFIRMWRYYFCYCEGGFRAKSISTVHVTFQRGQ, from the coding sequence ATGTTACAAACTACGTCCCTAGACGTGCCAAAGACGCTCACAGGCTTACAGAAAACCGCGAAAGGTGTTGCCTTTGGGTGTTTGCAGAAATTGGAAATTGGTACGTTAACTATCATCGAGAGCTTTTATAGCGACGGTGCGAGTACACGCCAAGTGGAAGAGCGCTTTGGCTCACCACGATCAAATGAACCAGCGGCCGTCATCGAAGTGAAGCATCCTGAATTTTACCGACGCTTGCTTCAAGGTGGGAGTATTGCCGCTGGTGAGGCGTATATGGATGATTGGTGGGATAGCCCAGATCTTTCTGCGTTAATGGAGCTGATGGCACTTAACCTTGCCGCCTTGGATTCGATTGAAGATAAATCGAGCCTGCTGACCCGAATCATGTACAAGCTGGGTCACTGGGTGAATCGTAACACGGTTACTAAATCGAAAGAGAACATTGAGGCGCACTATGACCTAGGGAACAGCCTTTATGAAACTTTCCTCGATGACCGAATGCTGTACTCATCAGGCGTCTATCAACAAGACACAGACACCTTAGAGCAAGCGCAGATCAATAAAATGGATCGTTTGTGCCAGCAACTGAAACTGCAACCGAGCGACCATGTGATGGAAATTGGCACAGGTTGGGGCGGCATGGCGATTTACATGGCGAAACATTATGGCTGCCGTGTCACAACCACCACCATCTCTGAAGAGCAGTATGCATATGCGCAGCAAAGGGTTGCCGAAGAGGGGCTGACAGATAAAATTATCCTGCTTAAACAAGATTATCGTCTGCTTGAGGGGCAATTCGACAAGTTAGTTTCAATTGAAATGATTGAGGCAGTGGGTAAGCAGTTTTTAGTTTCCTACCTTAAGAAGTGCCAATCGCTACTGAAACCCAAAGGTTTGATGGCGATACAAGCGATTACTATCGCCGACCAGCGCTATGATTATTACTCTGACAACGTCGACTTTATCCAGAAATACATTTTCCCTGGTGGCTTCTTGCCTTCCATTACCGCGCTAACATCAAACACCACTAAGCACACCGATTTGATCGTCCGCGACTTATTCGACATTGGCCAGGATTACGCGAAAACCTTAGTGGACTGGCGCCTTCGTTTTGAAGCGGCGTTAACACGCGTGCGTGAGCTCGGATACGACGAACGTTTTATCCGTATGTGGCGTTATTACTTCTGCTACTGCGAAGGTGGCTTTAGAGCGAAGAGCATCAGTACTGTCCATGTCACGTTTCAGCGCGGCCAATAG